One Spiroplasma endosymbiont of Nebria brevicollis DNA window includes the following coding sequences:
- a CDS encoding rolling circle replication-associated protein: MYAILDNKRNENGIKNLGINDTKLRNNSIRTKTTLIHRAYHNFYDSKVLSFVTLTYKNNMHDIKQAKHDINLFFKRLKRLWNDPKRSKYLGKLKYMYVYEYQKRGAIHFHILFNRKIHKSMLPQWWPFGFNDVSVVTKGSNEHIVKYLAKYVTKVQNDLKCLNQFDLGVRAYAFSRNCSWPKVIKGQKIMLYQRLIDASIKAINSMFFKKKIDSFGRTMLFGGSFDTTIVGDQFKDYEQYVSLSNIRCLNAIKQFQPWVYIKEKILNFLTGVFGDKVEQIIIDKRILH, translated from the coding sequence ATGTATGCTATTTTAGATAATAAACGTAATGAGAACGGTATTAAGAATTTAGGTATTAATGATACTAAGTTACGTAATAATTCTATTCGTACTAAGACTACTTTAATACATCGTGCTTATCATAATTTTTATGATAGTAAAGTTTTAAGTTTTGTTACCTTGACTTATAAGAATAATATGCACGATATTAAACAAGCAAAGCATGATATTAATTTGTTTTTTAAACGTTTAAAGCGTTTGTGAAATGACCCTAAGCGCTCTAAGTACTTAGGTAAATTAAAGTATATGTATGTTTATGAATATCAAAAACGTGGTGCTATTCATTTTCATATTTTATTTAATAGAAAAATACATAAAAGTATGTTACCACAGTGATGACCATTTGGTTTTAATGATGTAAGCGTTGTTACTAAGGGTTCTAATGAACATATTGTTAAATATTTAGCAAAGTATGTTACTAAGGTACAAAATGATTTAAAATGTCTAAATCAATTTGATTTAGGTGTTCGTGCCTATGCTTTTTCTCGTAATTGTTCTTGACCTAAAGTTATTAAGGGTCAAAAAATAATGTTGTATCAACGATTAATAGATGCTTCAATTAAAGCAATAAATTCAATGTTTTTTAAGAAAAAGATTGATAGTTTTGGTCGTACTATGCTTTTTGGTGGTAGTTTTGATACTACCATTGTTGGTGACCAGTTTAAAGATTATGAACAATATGTTTCTCTTTCAAATATTAGGTGCTTGAATGCTATTAAGCAATTTCAACCATGAGTTTATATTAAAGAAAAGATTTTAAATTTTTTAACTGGAGTTTTTGGTGATAAAGTTGAACAAATAATAATTGATAAAAGAATTCTCCATTAG
- a CDS encoding Sua5/YciO/YrdC/YwlC family protein: MIVSNNPNVVNYDITDEMVKHVKYHSFDDWSTIPWNSAYFDIDQPDLKLVSGYFYDYFHPDYQYFLNYVSDVAGVLQKHVDFTSHLIFDDEKAIAEIYKIKNRGHNKPLPILVGSWEQAKLVGIISEDLQRFLTTNFKEGKVTVIVAKQPMLNTPYWITKSSVAFSS; encoded by the coding sequence TTGATTGTTTCAAATAACCCAAATGTTGTTAATTATGATATTACAGATGAAATGGTTAAACATGTTAAGTACCATAGTTTTGATGATTGGTCAACAATTCCATGAAATTCTGCTTATTTTGATATTGACCAACCTGATTTAAAATTAGTAAGTGGTTATTTTTATGATTATTTTCATCCTGATTATCAATATTTTTTAAATTATGTTAGTGATGTTGCAGGTGTTTTACAAAAACATGTTGATTTTACTAGTCATTTGATTTTTGATGATGAAAAAGCAATTGCAGAAATTTATAAAATTAAAAATCGTGGACACAATAAACCTTTACCAATTTTAGTTGGTAGTTGAGAACAAGCTAAATTAGTAGGAATAATCAGTGAAGATTTACAAAGATTTTTAACTACTAATTTTAAAGAAGGGAAAGTCACAGTTATTGTTGCTAAACAACCAATGTTAAATACCCCATATTGAATTACAAAATCTTCAGTTGCTTTTTCATCATAG
- a CDS encoding rolling circle replication-associated protein: MDIQQDFYVKKIFYACYVKNVILPISFLNNIGNVRGKSYVGNKQKLRNNTSRTKTNLIQKALHNFYDSKMMSFLTLTYKDNMQDIKKAKKDIRLFFLKLKKWWNDPKRSKYLGELKYFYVYEYQTRGAVHFHILFNRKIPYSMIIDWWPHAEKQGIKLIVVKKGTNEFVVKYLGKYVTKALDDVKSLNQTDVGVKAYAFSRNCKNPIVVRGIKNMTIQDIIKATNVFYFKTPKDSEGNTVMIGGIIESTVVNDYFKEYEDYERYGYLSALSHKHYLRTSEIGYLIQKDKNVLTFLNKVFGNKVEKIFFQKKVLH; the protein is encoded by the coding sequence ATGGATATTCAACAAGATTTTTATGTTAAAAAGATTTTTTATGCTTGTTATGTTAAGAATGTGATTTTACCTATTTCTTTTTTAAATAATATTGGGAATGTTAGGGGAAAGTCTTATGTTGGTAATAAACAAAAATTAAGAAATAATACATCTCGTACTAAGACTAATTTAATACAAAAAGCATTACATAATTTTTATGATAGTAAAATGATGAGTTTTCTTACTTTAACTTATAAAGATAATATGCAAGATATTAAAAAAGCAAAAAAAGATATTCGTTTATTTTTTCTTAAATTAAAAAAGTGATGAAATGACCCTAAACGTTCTAAATATTTAGGTGAATTAAAGTATTTTTATGTTTATGAATATCAAACTCGCGGTGCTGTACATTTTCATATTTTATTTAATAGAAAAATACCTTACAGTATGATAATTGATTGATGACCACATGCTGAGAAGCAAGGTATTAAGTTAATTGTTGTTAAAAAAGGTACAAATGAATTTGTAGTTAAATATTTAGGGAAATATGTTACAAAAGCATTAGATGATGTTAAGTCTTTAAATCAAACAGATGTAGGTGTAAAGGCTTATGCTTTTAGTCGTAATTGTAAAAATCCTATTGTAGTTCGTGGAATTAAAAACATGACAATACAAGATATAATTAAAGCAACAAATGTGTTTTATTTTAAAACGCCAAAAGATAGTGAAGGTAATACTGTTATGATTGGTGGTATTATTGAAAGTACTGTTGTAAATGATTATTTTAAAGAATATGAAGATTATGAACGTTATGGATATTTAAGTGCATTATCGCATAAGCATTATTTACGGACTAGTGAAATTGGTTATTTAATTCAAAAAGATAAAAATGTTTTGACTTTTCTTAATAAAGTTTTTGGTAATAAAGTTGAAAAAATATTTTTTCAGAAAAAAGTGTTACATTAG
- the asnS gene encoding asparagine--tRNA ligase has protein sequence MIYTINNLFINTNEKSNRKLPEQITINGWIRSNRNGKNVGFLDVNDGSSVNNLQAVYNMKLENWKACTSLTTGSAISVSGNLLLTPGKSQPFELQVTNIIIYNVADPNYPIQKKEHTNEFLRDNAHLRGRTNTFLAVFKIRDQVSWAIHKFFHNQNFVYLHSPIITANDAEGAGENFIVTTITNNKYQDDFFGQKASLTVSGQLNAEAYAQSLQKVYTFGPTFRAENSNTSRHAAEFWMIEPEFTFANLQDNIKLAQALIKSVINDVLDNCLPELTWLNQKQVTKEQPLIDKLKVVAGAKSDFKVITYSEVIDLLINAQGAGKEFEFKDIKWGIDLQSEHERYLCEEITKQPTFVINYPQSIKAFYMKLNAMDVNHPEQKTVAAMDLLVPGIGELIGGSVREDNYEQLLSNKKQFKIAGDGLQWYFDLRKYGYAPSAGFGLGLERLLMFITGISNIRDVIPFPRTPNNLSF, from the coding sequence ATGATTTATACCATTAATAATTTATTTATTAATACTAATGAAAAATCAAATCGAAAATTACCAGAACAAATAACTATTAATGGGTGAATACGATCTAATCGTAATGGTAAAAATGTTGGATTTTTAGATGTAAATGATGGTTCTTCTGTCAATAACTTACAAGCAGTTTATAATATGAAACTTGAAAATTGAAAAGCATGTACAAGCCTTACTACTGGCAGTGCTATTAGTGTTAGTGGTAACTTATTATTAACACCAGGTAAAAGCCAACCCTTTGAATTACAAGTAACTAATATTATTATTTATAATGTTGCTGATCCTAATTATCCTATTCAAAAGAAAGAACACACTAATGAGTTTTTACGAGATAATGCCCATCTCCGTGGTCGTACTAATACCTTTTTAGCAGTGTTTAAAATTCGTGACCAAGTATCGTGAGCTATTCATAAATTTTTCCATAACCAAAACTTTGTCTACTTACACAGTCCCATTATTACAGCCAATGATGCTGAAGGAGCAGGTGAAAACTTTATTGTGACAACAATTACTAATAACAAGTATCAAGATGATTTTTTTGGTCAAAAAGCGTCGTTAACTGTTAGTGGTCAGTTAAATGCAGAAGCTTATGCCCAATCATTACAAAAAGTATATACTTTTGGTCCTACTTTCCGTGCTGAAAATTCTAATACTTCACGTCATGCTGCTGAATTTTGAATGATTGAACCAGAATTTACATTTGCCAATTTACAAGATAATATTAAATTAGCCCAAGCATTAATTAAAAGTGTGATTAACGATGTGTTAGATAATTGTTTACCAGAACTAACTTGATTAAACCAAAAACAAGTAACTAAGGAGCAACCATTAATTGATAAATTAAAAGTTGTTGCTGGTGCAAAATCTGACTTTAAAGTTATTACTTATAGTGAAGTCATTGACTTACTAATTAATGCTCAAGGAGCAGGGAAAGAATTTGAGTTTAAAGATATTAAATGAGGAATTGATTTACAATCTGAACATGAAAGATATTTATGTGAAGAAATTACCAAACAACCAACATTTGTTATTAATTATCCACAATCCATTAAAGCATTTTATATGAAATTAAATGCGATGGACGTTAACCATCCTGAACAAAAAACAGTAGCTGCTATGGATTTATTAGTACCTGGGATTGGTGAGTTAATTGGTGGTTCAGTTCGTGAAGACAATTATGAACAGTTATTAAGCAATAAGAAGCAATTTAAAATAGCAGGTGATGGCTTACAATGATACTTTGATTTACGTAAGTATGGTTATGCTCCTAGTGCTGGCTTTGGTTTAGGACTAGAACGTTTACTAATGTTTATAACAGGAATTAGTAATATTAGAGACGTAATTCCTTTTCCAAGAACACCTAATAATTTATCATTTTAA
- the pnuC gene encoding nicotinamide riboside transporter PnuC, with protein MFKNKKTIVKQKVKNIQQFLLTIPRDLKSIPFSAQVAIICLGLFMVWNIFFDFNHFLNPKHFPSIWKIVNNKQEETWKQVLLMLNGMAAFTNIICVILIALGKISNYFWGFISVTVYGLFSLTWDYVGDMQLNLFFFLPFQFIGYSLWKFNLDSQQDIISKRLNLKTGMVTIYFSIILTVFFYFEIPEFSRVILGTYDFEGKNWSKLLPHVLDSLTNGLSIAAQILMLMRFREQWIFWIIVNILQITMYSGIAHSTIDINLLIMWIVALGNSCFGCYQWFFVRSREKLTEKTKNEILKYETPQQFKN; from the coding sequence ATGTTTAAAAATAAAAAAACAATAGTAAAACAAAAAGTAAAAAATATTCAGCAATTCTTATTAACTATTCCTCGTGATTTAAAATCTATTCCTTTTTCGGCTCAAGTAGCCATTATTTGCTTAGGATTATTTATGGTTTGAAATATATTCTTTGATTTTAACCATTTTCTTAACCCTAAACATTTTCCATCAATTTGGAAAATTGTTAATAATAAACAAGAAGAAACTTGAAAACAAGTATTACTAATGCTAAATGGAATGGCTGCCTTTACCAATATAATTTGTGTCATTTTAATAGCATTAGGTAAAATATCTAACTATTTTTGAGGATTTATTTCTGTAACCGTATATGGTTTATTTTCTTTAACATGAGATTACGTTGGCGATATGCAGTTAAATTTATTTTTCTTTTTACCATTCCAATTTATTGGTTATAGTTTATGAAAATTTAACTTAGATTCCCAACAAGACATTATTTCAAAACGTCTTAATTTAAAAACAGGTATGGTAACAATTTATTTTTCCATTATCTTAACTGTTTTCTTTTATTTTGAAATTCCCGAGTTTTCTCGTGTTATATTAGGTACTTATGATTTTGAAGGAAAAAACTGATCCAAATTATTACCACATGTTCTTGATTCTTTAACTAATGGTTTGAGTATTGCTGCCCAAATTTTAATGTTAATGCGTTTTCGTGAACAATGAATTTTTTGAATTATTGTTAATATACTGCAAATAACAATGTATTCTGGAATTGCTCATAGTACTATAGATATTAATTTGTTAATTATGTGAATAGTAGCACTTGGTAACTCATGTTTTGGGTGTTATCAATGATTCTTTGTTCGTAGTCGTGAGAAATTAACAGAAAAAACTAAAAACGAAATATTAAAATATGAAACACCACAACAATTTAAGAATTAG
- the tsaE gene encoding tRNA (adenosine(37)-N6)-threonylcarbamoyltransferase complex ATPase subunit type 1 TsaE — MNHNSYLLNNLKDTKQLARIIANIAQPNLILLLNGTLGSGKTQLTKLIGEELGVSDIINSPTFIIWNQYATKHKWNLIHMDAYRLNNVTHLEEYYEIMANNFMIIEWPDKLPINWQQHMYIEINFTITNATKRVITVNTNLLTNKDKKQLQDWLKHLFII; from the coding sequence ATGAACCATAATTCATATCTTTTAAATAATTTAAAAGATACCAAACAATTAGCAAGAATAATTGCCAATATTGCCCAACCTAATTTAATCTTATTGTTAAACGGGACACTTGGTAGTGGAAAAACACAATTAACAAAATTAATTGGTGAAGAACTTGGTGTTAGTGATATTATTAATTCACCGACTTTTATTATTTGAAATCAATATGCAACTAAACATAAATGAAACTTAATTCATATGGATGCTTATCGTTTAAATAATGTGACCCATCTTGAAGAATACTATGAAATCATGGCTAATAATTTTATGATTATTGAATGACCTGATAAACTACCTATTAATTGACAACAACATATGTACATAGAAATTAATTTTACCATTACTAATGCAACAAAAAGAGTAATAACCGTTAATACTAATTTGTTAACAAATAAAGATAAAAAACAACTACAAGATTGATTAAAGCACTTATTTATTATTTAA
- a CDS encoding IS1595 family transposase, whose translation MTLKTAWRMGHKIRSAIAKQKPQFIVEGIVQIDEMYLSHMGFKKQGRSLLNKTLIVGIYQKTTNNLIVKVLKNANSKNLLQFARNHMSSKCDVHTDLWKGYRDLKSVFTKHETVNHQNGYVSKTGVNTNQIESVWKHIRRTFKTHIKVAKHHVHLYAKESAYKFNNIPSFETVMLCLI comes from the coding sequence GTGACCTTGAAAACAGCTTGAAGAATGGGTCATAAAATCCGAAGTGCCATTGCTAAACAAAAACCTCAATTCATTGTTGAAGGGATAGTGCAAATAGATGAAATGTATCTTTCACATATGGGTTTTAAAAAACAAGGAAGATCCTTGTTAAACAAAACCTTGATTGTTGGCATTTATCAAAAAACAACCAATAATTTAATTGTGAAAGTATTGAAAAACGCAAACAGTAAAAATCTTTTGCAGTTTGCAAGAAACCACATGTCTTCAAAGTGTGATGTACATACTGATTTGTGAAAAGGATATCGCGATTTGAAATCGGTTTTCACTAAGCATGAAACAGTTAACCATCAAAATGGCTATGTTTCAAAAACTGGTGTAAATACCAACCAAATTGAATCAGTATGAAAACATATACGAAGAACATTTAAAACACATATCAAAGTTGCAAAACATCATGTTCATTTATATGCAAAAGAATCAGCATATAAATTCAATAACATACCTAGTTTTGAAACTGTAATGCTATGTTTGATTTAA
- a CDS encoding RluA family pseudouridine synthase has product MQVIKIIYHETSSIRLDKYLTSVLEQYHYSRSFIQTLIANEQVTINDKIVLGAKTSLKLNDEITITIKATAPSSLQATEIAFETVYEDDDVIVINKPNNLVVHPGVGNWDNTLVNGLLFQSKIDANDNNLRPGIVHRIDKQTTGLLIVAKNNISHNQLAQQLKNHEIKRIYIALVHGTIKSRSGTIKAPIARSTSNRLKMMVNEQNSKVAITHFGVLERFKNYTLVQCQLETGRTHQIRVHFEWISHPIVNDPLYSKFKVESVNIGQYLHAKEISFIHPTTKQEMTFDCKLPDFFENKLQLLRKESVK; this is encoded by the coding sequence ATGCAAGTGATAAAAATAATATATCATGAAACATCAAGTATCAGACTCGACAAGTATCTAACTTCTGTTTTAGAACAATACCATTATTCACGAAGTTTTATTCAAACCTTAATTGCTAATGAACAAGTGACAATTAACGATAAAATTGTGCTTGGTGCTAAAACATCATTAAAACTTAATGATGAAATTACTATTACCATTAAAGCTACAGCACCTAGTAGTTTGCAAGCAACAGAAATTGCCTTTGAAACTGTTTATGAAGATGATGATGTTATTGTTATTAACAAACCAAATAACTTAGTTGTCCACCCTGGGGTTGGTAACTGAGATAATACATTAGTCAACGGACTTTTATTTCAATCAAAAATTGATGCGAATGATAATAATTTACGACCAGGAATAGTTCATCGTATTGATAAACAAACAACAGGTTTATTAATCGTTGCCAAAAATAATATTAGTCATAATCAATTAGCTCAACAATTGAAAAATCATGAAATTAAACGAATTTATATTGCCTTAGTTCATGGTACAATTAAAAGTAGATCAGGAACTATTAAAGCGCCAATTGCTAGAAGTACTAGTAATCGTTTAAAAATGATGGTTAATGAACAAAATAGTAAAGTTGCAATAACCCATTTTGGAGTGCTTGAAAGATTTAAAAATTATACTTTAGTGCAATGCCAGCTAGAAACAGGAAGAACACACCAAATTCGTGTCCACTTTGAATGAATTAGTCACCCCATTGTTAATGATCCTTTATATAGTAAATTTAAAGTGGAAAGTGTTAATATTGGACAATACTTACATGCCAAAGAGATTTCTTTTATTCACCCAACTACCAAACAAGAGATGACTTTTGATTGTAAGTTACCTGATTTTTTTGAAAATAAACTACAATTATTACGAAAGGAAAGTGTTAAATAA
- the lspA gene encoding signal peptidase II, producing the protein MEFSWTNIKNKLKTRDWKWLTKIICLVTIIALVVTKQMVKLAVQTNLKQGQEYSFLPGFINFKYIINYGSAFSFFQNQRIFLTTFAFLISITGIIWLLFAKSITRTLGLSFIIAGTLGNLIDRFLHNGGVVDFLSWQLFPPYTIFNTADTFITIGIIIIILQLIIEPIIHHYQEKNGEQSNDITNYGFTTSIEKRHASDKNNISWNIKYQTRQVSNFCFRTIPLFTKFYSNLNC; encoded by the coding sequence ATGGAATTCTCTTGAACAAATATTAAAAATAAGTTAAAAACTCGTGATTGAAAGTGATTAACCAAAATCATTTGTTTAGTTACTATTATTGCATTAGTAGTAACTAAACAAATGGTTAAACTCGCAGTCCAAACTAATCTGAAACAAGGACAAGAATATAGTTTCTTACCAGGATTTATTAATTTCAAATATATTATTAATTATGGTTCAGCTTTTAGTTTCTTTCAAAATCAACGTATTTTTTTAACAACGTTTGCTTTTTTAATTAGTATTACTGGTATAATTTGATTGTTATTTGCAAAATCAATAACCAGAACACTAGGCCTAAGTTTTATTATTGCTGGCACTTTGGGTAATCTAATTGATCGCTTTTTACATAATGGCGGTGTTGTCGATTTTTTATCATGACAACTATTTCCTCCCTATACTATTTTTAATACTGCTGACACGTTTATTACGATCGGCATTATCATTATTATTTTACAACTAATTATTGAACCAATAATTCATCACTATCAAGAAAAAAATGGAGAACAAAGCAATGACATCACTAACTACGGATTCACAACCAGCATCGAAAAAAGACATGCAAGTGATAAAAATAATATATCATGAAACATCAAGTATCAGACTCGACAAGTATCTAACTTCTGTTTTAGAACAATACCATTATTCACGAAGTTTTATTCAAACCTTAATTGCTAA
- the ileS gene encoding isoleucine--tRNA ligase gives MTKNYKDTLLMPQTNFEMRANLIEKEPLFQKFWQEQNIYQNLITKNKSFGKTFILHDGPPYANGDLHLGHALNKILKDFIVRYYNSNNYYAPYIPGWDTHGLPIETAVTNSGINRKTTTVSDFRKQCQNYAQIQVANQISQFKTLGLLTDFQNYYVTYDKNYEAQQIKVFATMVEKNLVYRNLYPVYWSPSSESALAEAEIEYLTKTSAAIYVAFLLNDDKKQFTLPTSLVIWTTTPWTIPANQMLAVNEEVTYTILKFNNHQYIIAQDLITNFTITNNITNFEIVKTIVGNQLVGLTASHPLYGGKTPVVHGSHVTTSDGSGVVHIAPSFGEEDFDLGKKHNIKILCPINDQGYFTSEINDPEIEGKFYDDANKIVVTRLKDNGSLIGMKWYKHQYPHDWRTKKPVIYRATLQWFIAIEKIKPLLTKNINSVNFLPEWAKKRMLLMTNNRFDWCISRQRAWGLPIPIFYSENKQPIMDCKLINHVATLFATHGSNIWFEKDVKDLLPPRYKHKASPNGIFYKEQDIMDVWYDSGVSHLAVIKNHKLPWPVDLYLEGNDQFRGWFNSSLITGVITHGHSPYKNLLAHGFVTDAKGNKMSKSIGNVISVKSICETNGADILRLWVASVDFQDDTRIGTEILKQVSENYRKIRNIFRFLLGNCFDLDIKTVNNTIPEELIVTLSEVDQFILNKLNVLVNKIDGYYQNYEFNTIYQLILNFVTNDLSAFYCDFTKDILYVNHKDDIRRKQVQTTMFLLVKTLMGILAPILPHTTEESFHSLFNLELTTTNQSLHSLAFPTSWEWKLKPRIIDKWEYFIAFKNDVNKAIEEAKKDKVVKSALEAMITISFLEKNSILKTIPIKDMAQLLIVSDVTFIVHPTNVTKDWTIAVSAKLGTKCPRCWLIVDEIKDDVCNRCYELLFLNNNNS, from the coding sequence ATGACTAAAAATTATAAAGATACCTTGTTAATGCCCCAGACCAACTTTGAAATGCGTGCTAACTTAATAGAAAAAGAACCACTATTCCAAAAGTTTTGACAAGAACAAAACATTTATCAAAACCTAATTACTAAAAATAAATCTTTTGGTAAAACTTTTATTTTACACGATGGACCACCATATGCTAATGGCGATTTACATTTAGGTCATGCTTTAAATAAAATCTTAAAAGATTTTATTGTTCGCTATTACAATAGTAATAACTATTATGCTCCCTACATTCCTGGTTGAGATACCCATGGATTACCCATTGAAACAGCAGTTACTAATTCTGGAATTAACCGTAAAACTACTACTGTTAGTGATTTTCGAAAACAATGTCAAAATTATGCCCAAATCCAAGTTGCTAATCAAATTAGTCAATTTAAAACATTAGGTTTACTAACTGATTTTCAAAACTATTATGTAACTTATGATAAAAATTATGAAGCCCAACAAATTAAAGTTTTTGCGACCATGGTGGAAAAGAATTTAGTATACCGTAATTTATACCCTGTGTATTGATCACCTTCTAGTGAGAGTGCCTTAGCAGAAGCTGAAATCGAATATTTAACAAAAACTAGTGCTGCTATCTATGTTGCTTTTTTATTAAATGATGATAAAAAACAATTTACCTTACCCACATCACTAGTAATTTGAACAACAACCCCATGAACTATTCCTGCAAATCAAATGCTAGCAGTTAATGAAGAAGTTACATATACAATCTTAAAATTTAATAATCATCAATATATTATTGCTCAAGATTTGATAACAAATTTTACCATAACTAATAATATTACTAACTTTGAAATTGTCAAAACCATTGTTGGTAACCAATTAGTTGGGCTAACAGCATCACATCCACTATATGGTGGTAAAACCCCAGTTGTTCATGGGTCACATGTAACGACTAGTGATGGTTCTGGAGTTGTTCATATTGCTCCTAGTTTTGGTGAGGAAGATTTTGATTTAGGAAAAAAACATAATATTAAAATTCTATGTCCGATTAATGACCAAGGATACTTTACTAGTGAGATTAATGACCCTGAAATTGAGGGTAAATTTTATGATGATGCTAATAAAATTGTCGTTACGAGATTAAAAGATAATGGTTCATTAATCGGCATGAAATGATATAAACATCAATATCCCCACGACTGAAGAACTAAAAAACCAGTTATTTATCGTGCTACTTTACAATGATTTATTGCGATTGAAAAAATTAAACCACTGCTTACCAAAAATATTAATAGTGTTAATTTCTTACCAGAATGGGCTAAAAAACGCATGCTCTTAATGACTAATAATCGCTTTGATTGATGTATTTCCCGTCAACGTGCTTGGGGTTTACCAATTCCTATTTTCTACAGTGAAAATAAGCAACCAATTATGGATTGTAAACTGATTAATCATGTTGCAACATTATTTGCTACTCATGGTTCAAATATTTGATTTGAAAAAGATGTTAAAGACTTGTTACCACCGAGATATAAACATAAAGCTAGCCCCAATGGTATTTTTTATAAAGAACAAGATATTATGGACGTCTGATATGATAGTGGGGTTTCACATTTAGCTGTTATTAAAAATCACAAATTACCATGGCCAGTTGATTTATACTTGGAAGGAAACGACCAATTTCGTGGTTGATTCAATTCTAGTTTAATTACAGGTGTTATTACGCATGGTCACAGTCCTTATAAAAACTTATTAGCCCACGGTTTTGTTACCGATGCTAAAGGTAATAAAATGTCTAAATCAATTGGTAATGTTATTAGTGTAAAATCAATTTGTGAAACTAATGGTGCTGACATTTTACGGTTATGAGTAGCTAGTGTTGACTTTCAAGATGATACACGAATTGGAACAGAAATTTTAAAACAAGTTAGTGAAAACTACCGTAAGATTAGAAATATCTTCCGTTTTTTATTAGGTAACTGTTTTGATTTAGATATTAAAACAGTTAATAATACTATTCCTGAAGAACTTATTGTTACCCTTAGTGAAGTTGATCAATTCATTTTAAATAAATTAAATGTTTTAGTTAATAAAATTGATGGTTACTATCAAAACTATGAATTTAATACGATTTATCAATTAATCTTGAATTTTGTTACCAATGATTTATCTGCTTTCTATTGTGATTTTACAAAAGATATTTTATATGTTAACCATAAAGACGATATTAGAAGAAAACAAGTCCAAACGACAATGTTTTTACTAGTAAAAACATTAATGGGGATCTTAGCTCCTATTCTCCCACACACAACCGAAGAAAGTTTCCATTCATTATTTAATTTAGAACTAACAACTACTAATCAATCATTGCATAGTTTAGCGTTCCCTACGAGTTGAGAATGAAAACTAAAACCACGAATAATTGATAAGTGAGAATACTTTATTGCTTTTAAAAATGATGTCAATAAAGCGATTGAAGAAGCTAAAAAAGATAAAGTAGTAAAAAGTGCTTTAGAAGCTATGATTACTATTTCTTTTCTCGAAAAAAATAGTATTTTAAAAACCATTCCGATTAAAGATATGGCACAACTGCTAATTGTTAGTGATGTGACCTTTATCGTGCATCCAACAAATGTTACTAAAGATTGAACTATTGCTGTTAGTGCTAAATTAGGTACTAAATGTCCCCGTTGTTGATTAATTGTTGATGAAATTAAAGATGATGTTTGTAATCGTTGTTATGAATTGTTATTCTTAAATAATAACAATTCATAG
- a CDS encoding transposase has product MKVTSKAIFVALGINQDGHREILGFFVPCLHPKGCQSLKCETCIISDV; this is encoded by the coding sequence ATAAAAGTCACTTCAAAAGCAATATTTGTTGCTTTAGGCATTAATCAAGATGGTCATCGCGAAATTCTTGGTTTTTTTGTCCCATGCTTGCATCCTAAAGGTTGCCAATCTTTAAAATGTGAGACATGCATTATTTCTGATGTCTAG
- a CDS encoding transposase, giving the protein MLAIMMEMVVQGVATRKVEVITEKLCGLSFSKSTVSNICKELDGPINEWKNRNLSANSSPFIMIDGVHVWTPIIK; this is encoded by the coding sequence TTATTAGCTATCATGATGGAAATGGTAGTTCAAGGTGTTGCTACTAGAAAAGTAGAAGTAATCACTGAAAAATTATGTGGATTAAGTTTTTCCAAATCAACGGTTTCTAATATTTGCAAAGAATTAGATGGACCCATCAATGAATGAAAAAATCGTAATTTAAGTGCAAATTCTTCTCCTTTTATTATGATCGATGGGGTACATGTTTGAACACCTATAATAAAGTAG